The Thermoanaerobaculia bacterium genomic sequence TACAATAACCACTTTGCTTCCCCGCTGCTCTCGTGGGGCTTATAGTATCAGTCCCTATTTTACGGTCTGTTTGAATATGGTAGGGATTCACCAACTTGCTATACTGAAGGTATGCAGGTGGATATTCATTTCTACGCCATCTACGCCCTTTCCCGTGCCGCGGCCTTCTCTCCTGCGGAAGCCCACATCATTGCCTCTTCCAGCCAGTACACTGACGACAGTATCTATGAAATATACCCCGGTCTGGAACCCTGGAAACCGGTACGAACCGCGCACATAGGATTGGAGACCTGGAGCTCCTCCCTGCAGCGGGAAGTCTTCATGCCCTTTCATTTCATTCCCGGGGGAGAGGGGAGGGGGGAAGAACGATGGATTACCCGTGCCGGTTCATCGCTGGCGGAAACGGTTCTGAAGGCGGCCATCGATACCCGGGGAAACTCACTCTACCTTTTCAGGCTGGGTATTGCCCTCCATGCATACGCCGACACGTTCAGCCATCAGAATTTCACAGGGAGCCACAGCCGTTTCAACACCGTCAGAGATCTCCACGCCCGTAACGAAAGCAAGTACTGGGAAATGGCTCAGAAACGCTGGCACTTCGGACCCCAGTCTCCGTACAAGCTCCTTCCGAAGATCGGCCACGGAGAAGCCGGGAAACACCCTGACATTCCCTACCTCGAGTGGTCCTACCGCAATCATCGCGGTACCATGGTCCATGGATCCAATCCGACCCGCTACATTGAGGCCCTGGAATCCATCTGTGCTCAACTGGCACCGTTGAACAAACCCGCGAAAATTGTTCCCTGGTCGACCCTCAAGAAACCCTGCAGGAACGCAATCACGAAAACCGGATACAGGGCTGCACGGGTCCTTCACTGGAAACGGGCCATTAGAGGGAGCGAGTTTTATCACTGGACAACCCGGGAGCTTTTCACCATGCAATATGACCGCCACCATTGGAGAGATGCCGCCATTGTGCCCGCCATCACCGAACACGGTCTCTGGCAGCCCAGACCCACATTCAACAACTCCCACTGGGTCCGATGGCACCAGGCCGCCGCCGAACATCGGCAGCTTGTGCTGGGCCTCCTTTGACCCTCAGAATGCCATTAGCACCTTTGCGGTTTTTTTATTGAATATTTGCTCTGGACAATCGGGATTTCATGGAAGTAACTCATGAAAAAAAAATTCCTGATACATTAAAACAAGTATTCACGAAATAGATCTGAACCGAAGGTTGATGGGGAGAAGGTCGAGAGGTACATGTCTATCAGTCCACCCAGCTAAAGTTGCCAAAATAGACCCAAATATGGAATTACAGATTCCATATCTCAAGAATTGCGATTCTCAAATTTCATAATGCAATTGAATCCCAGGTCTCAGTCTTGTTAATGACAGTAATTGATGTAAGTATATTTGACAAAAGGACGTCTATATGGTAAGTATGTATCATGTATAGTCGAGAATACTGGGTGAATCGTATTCAAAAGGCGTGGGAGAAACGACCTATAGTCTGGTTGGCTGGCGTTCGGCGAGTTGGGAAAACTACCCTCTCCAGAATGTTGAAAGATATCCAATATTTCAATTGTGATCTTCCCTCCATTCAGCGTCGCCTTGAAGATCCAGAGTTGTTTTTCCAGGGCCTCCCTCATCGGGCAAGGATTGTCCTGGATGAGATCCATCGCCTGAAGGATCCAGCTATTACTTTGAAAATCGCAGCCGATGTATTTCCTGATCTCCGAATTCTTGCAACCGGATCTTCCACACTTGCGGCTACGAAAAAATTTAAAGACACACTCACGGGTCGGAAGCAGGTTATCTACCTCCCACCCGCATTGTGGAGTGAATGTGTTTCAACCTTTCACATCAATGACTTCGATCACCGGTTACTGCACGGTGGGCTTCCAGAACCGCTGCTGTCAAAAAAAAAGGATCCTGATTTCTTTGCAGAGTGGATGGACAGCTATTATGCCAGGGATATCCAGGAACTCTTTGGCATCAGGGAAAGAACCGGCTTCCTGACACTCCTGCGATTCATGCTCTATCGCAGTGGAAGTGAGACGGATTATACGATGTTATCCCGTGAAACAGGTCTTAGCCGACCCACCATAAAGGCCCACCTGGAAGCCATGGATATTGCATGTGCTCTCTATACGGTCACGCCCTTCCATGGCGGAAACCGCCGGGAAATAGTACGCCGGCCAAAAATCTACGCCTTCGATACAGGGTTTGTGACCCATGTGCGGGGCTGGGATACGATCAGGGAGGAAGACCGTGGTATTCTGTGGGAACACCTGGTCCTGGATACTCTCCGGAGTTGCGAGAAGATTTTTAAGATCCAATACTGGAGAGATAAATCGGGAAGAGAAATAGATTTTATCCTCCCAGGGAGCCGTGGCGAAGTCGATGCCATCGAATGCAAAATTAATCCAGACCGATTTCATCCAGGATCACTTCGAGCATTCAGAAGCTTCTACCCGAAGGGGAAAAACTACGTGATATGCCCATTGGGGGACATTTCCTACGAGAGGCGATATGATGATCTCCTGGTCAGGGTCGGATCTGTCGATACGCTTTGTCAAGCCTATGATTTCGGATCTGACAATTCCCTGGGCCAATAATCCGAATTCACGCCGGAATAAGGAGGACGATGGGGGTGAGGCTGCTTTCCTTTTGTCACTGCGAGGCGTGCAACGACGAAGCTACCCCACGCAATATCATGCTCATAAAATAGGGACAGTCCCTATTTATTATTTTGTAAGTAGTGAAATGTGAGATAAAAGGAAGGACTGCCCCACGGGGACATGTACTCGTTACGTGTCCCCAGATAAAGATGTCATCGCGAGGAGCCGCAAGGCGACGCGGCGATCTAGTTCTGATACCCAACGAGATTGCTTCGCTTCACTATGTTCCGCTCGCAATGACAACGTTCATTCTGTCACTGCGAGGAGTGAAATGACGAAGCAGTCTCACACATTTAAAGTCTCTCGGCTAGTTGAATGAATACCAGCGATAAGGTTATCGGAAGAGTACCTACCTACCTTCACGCACAATGAAGAATCCCTAAACCAATAATGTTAGATTATCTATCATATACTTGACAGAAATACGAACATTTCCTATACTATGGAGTAGGGAGAAGATATGAAGAAAGATGAAAAAGAGTTGGGAAAGAGGATTACTGGACTTCGAACCGGTCTACGGATGTCACAGCAAAATCTGGCAGACCAGATAGGTATCTCGAGAAGCGCTCTGTCCCAGATCGAACGGGGGGAAAGAAAGCTCTCTGCCGAGGAGCTTGTCCGTCTTGCGGAAACAATGAATCTTTCCGCCGAAGCCGTAATGGACGCATCATTGGAACCCCAGGTCATCCTTGAAAAAGCCAGGCGAAAGAAGAAGAATGAACCAATTCGGATCAACGTTCCTGCGGAAAACGTACGAAAGTTTAAAGAAGTATTACTCTATATCTTAAATAGGGTAGGCGCGAAGCCCAACATAGGGGAAACCGTACTTTATAAACTGCTCTACTTCATCGATTTTGATTACTACGAGAAGTACGAAGATCAGCTTATCGGTGCAAAATACATGAAAAATAAGTTCGGTCCAACACCCGTCGCTTTTAAAAAGATCGTGGAACAAATGATAAGAGATAAGGAAATTGAGCAGGTGAAAAGCAGATATTTTCAGCGTGATCAGAAAAAATATCTTCCCCTCCGCAGTGCGAGTCTTACAATTTTGAATGCGCGGGAGTTGGAACTCATCGACGACGTGTTGAATCGGTTATCCGATATGAGTGCCACAAAGATCAGCGAATATTCACATAGAGATGTCCCCTGGCTTTCCACCGGGGATGGTGACCTCATTGAATATGAATCCGTCTTTTACCGCACGGACGAATACACGCGCAGGGCCGAGGATGATTGAGCAGTTCCAAGTCGAAACGACACCAGAGTTTGATAAAGATTTTAAAGCTCTCGAAAAACGGTACCGAACCCTGAAAGAGGATTTTCAGATCTTTCTCAACGCACAGCTCGCCCCTCTCCATAAGTTGGGAATTGATAATGGGGGCGCTGTCCCTATCTCCGACCTGGGAAATTCCCCCCTGCCTATATACAAAGCGAAGAAGTTCGCCTGCCGAAGCTTGAAAGGAAAGGGAGCGCGGACAGGAATCCGTGTGATCTACGCGTATAATCAGGAAATAAATCAACTGACCTTTATTGAAATCTACATAAAGTCTGACAAAGAAAACGAAGACAGAAAGCGTATCGACAGATACCTGAGTAGCATCACTTGAACCGTCACGGTCCTTTTTGTGACGGTAGGGTATCGTCAATGTTGTTGCTGTTCCCCCGTCTACTGACTGCCAACTGCGGTATGCCGTTGTTTTACCTCACCATCACCAGCACTTTGATCATTCCCGTCCCCGAATCCAGAGGTTCGAGGGCTTTACCGATCACGGTTCCCGGTACAAGGGTCTTCATCTTCATCGCGTGGCCCGTGATGGGGGAGGAGACCAGCAGGTCGCCTTCCCGAATGGGGGATAGGGTGGCATCCACATTCACATAAGCGATCCCGGTAACGGCAGTCAGAAAGAAGCCTTCCCCATCGTCCACGGCGATCCCAACGACGAGGGGGTCCGCTTCCTGACTGCAGGGATAGAGTTCCGCCCCGATGGCGGTGTTGATCACGAGAACGTCTCCCGAACGCACGCCCTGCGCGATTGGGATTTGTATCCCTGGAGTCCGGGCATGCGAGGGAGATTCTCGATCTGATCTCATTTCCCTGTCATCCAGACGGGAGCTGTCAACGTTGTCAGACCGGGCAATTTTTCGAAATTGTGCATAGTCTGCCCCGTCTTGTCGGTCATCACTGTTGTTATCGTCCTGACTGCGAGCAGGGGTCTGCCAGCTTGCCAGGCCATCGGCATCAGAGGTGAGAACTTTTCCCGCCCCGGGATTTCCGCCTGTAATTTTGATCTGTCCTGAAACTGTCATCGATCCCGCCACATCCAGGCTCGTCTGGGGTGTGGACGTGTTAATCCCGACGTGTCCATCGGAGACGATTAAACTTGTATCGGTTGTTACATAAGTTCTAAAAACCCAATCTCCGCCGAGTGCGGCGCTTCCTCCTGGATAAACATCGACCGTACTAAAGGAAAGGCCAATCCCTGGTGTGCTCAATCCACAGGTGTAAATTTGACCGGCTGTAACCGGAATCGGACTGGACAACACAATTTCATTTTCATCATATCCTATGGATACCGTGGTCGTACCCAGCAGAGTTCCTCCAGTCCCGGTCCCCTCATAAATGGAGAGGGTCCGAGTCCCGGTCGTAACAGCATAGATCATGATTTTCGTTAAATTCCCGGTTAATCCGGCAGTAAAGGACTGCCACTGAGGGGTAACCATGTTGTACTGGTTGTGGGAGTCATTTTCCTGATCCACCACTTCACCACCCACCACCTGTAAGCCTCCCTCCTGAAACGTCACAACATCAGTAAGTGCCGTGATATCAGTCGATGGCCCCTTGGCAATGACGAGATCGGCATCGTTGGATCCAATGTTTTTTCGGTACATCTTCCAGGTATACGCTCCACCCGAATTTCGGAACATCAGGCCCTGGCTGTACGTGTTGTCGGAAACCCGCAGGGCAAGGCCATCATTATCCTCCGTGGAATAGACCGTCAAATCGTTTCCCGGTGAAGATATCCCGATTCCCACATTCCCGGACACGGACGAATACATATTACTGCCGGATATTGTCCAATCTCCGTCATCGCTGGAGGGAAGATCGGAAGTGCACTCCACGGTCGATCCATCGGAACTGGAGCACCACTTTCCCGCCGTCAATGGGCCCACGGAAGGGTCCGATTCCGAGGTCAAAAAAGCAGAGCTGTCCAGGCCATCCAGATGATCGGCATTCTGTGCATAGGCCGAGGCCAGCACCCGGACCCGCGGCGAAAGATCCTCCCCGCCGACAGTCACCTGCAGCCACACCGCTGCGTAGTCCCGGAACATAGCCGCCAAATAGATATACGTCCCCGCGCCTGATCCGTCAGTTACCGTACCTGACCCCAGCGCAACATTGAAAAGGCCGTCGGAGACCGTCACGGCTCCGGATCCCGCAGCAAGATGGGAATCGATCAGGATCTCCTCGCCCGCCGTAGCATCATTAAAAAAAGTGAAGACCATGTCGTAGGAACCATCAAGTGGTGCGCCCGTATCATCCCGCAGAACACCCTGGTAGTTGATGAGGCCCGGAGGTGTGGCGGCATTGATCAATACGACCCCGCATATCATGAAGAGGAAAAAGAAAGATAGATTTTTCATGAACCCTCCAAGAAGACGATATGGCCCTCGCAGCTATTCCGTGATGTCTTGTTGCTATGATAATCGATTTTTATGCGAATGGATACTCTCGGTTACGGTTTTTGTGACGGTGAGTGACAATATATCCGATGCTGTAAGATACGGGACGTAACTTGCGTGCCGATCGTAATATCATGCTCATAAAATAGGGACAGTCCCTATTTTTTATTTTGTAAGTTGTTAAATGTGAGATAAAAGGAAGGACTGCCCCGCGGGGACATGTACTCGCTACGTGTCCCCGAATAATCGGAAGGTATTTTGTGTTTTTAACCCATAAAACTCATAAATCTCACTAAACCCATAAAACCATCTTATCTCACCATCACCAGTACTTTGATCATTCCTGTGCCCGTGTCGAGCGGCTCCAGGGCCTTGCCGATCACGGTACCGGGGACAAAAGCTTTCATCTTCGTCGCATGCCCCGGCAGGGGAGAGGTGACGAGGAGATCGCCCCGACGTATCGGAACCATCGAAGCGTCAGCCTTTACCAGGGTAACCCCGGAAACCACCGTCTGAATTGTTCCTTCGCCGTTTTCCGCCGCCACGCCCACGACCATCGGATCGGCCTCTGTACTGCAGAGATAGAGCTCTTCTCCGTTGGCAGGGTTGAAAACCAGAATATCGCCTGCCTCCACCGGGTAGGCTGCCGCCATGGGCTCAACCAGGCGGCGATCCTGGGATCCCACTGAATCAAGATGGTTCGACGCATCGACCGTACCGGTTGTCGATTCTTTATCAACCGCATCCACCCGGGCCTTTGGCTCCTCAAGATCTCGGGCCTCTTCCGCACGTTTCACTCGAGAGATCGTTCGTTCTGCGGCTGTCTGTTGATCCCCCGTATCCATTCCATCCGGTTCCGCATTTTGAAGAACCTGATAATTCTCTCTTCCCTTTCGCGTAGCTATGGCAAACCAGTCGAAGGAATAAGAGCCTTTCCCCTCTTCAAGTTCCTGTACGGAGATCGTGGAATCATCCGACGCCGTCCAAGCCAGGCCCGGAGACGAAGAATCCCTGGGGGTTAAATAGACGCTCAAAGAAGAAAGATCGGCCATCTCTCTAAGGTGGTCGGGAATGGATATAGTTGCTGCCCCATTCACCAGGGCAGCCGTTCCCCGAAACTGGATGAGAGGTTCCGGGCCCGTAGGTGTCGAATACCGGATCTCCTTCCCTGCATGCAGGTCGGAGACTTTGACATTGTAAAAATCATCCGCTTCGACGAATCCCTTATCAGAGGTGTCAATACCGATCCATACTTGATATACGGCTGACTGATCATAAAACCGCATCCCACCATGATCACTTGCGTCAACGTACGCATAAATTCTTCCACCCCCTGCTGCGTTTTGCAGGTTGAAATTGCCGCCTGCCACAGTCAGTCTATGGGTGGGGTCAAGGGTACCAATTCCTACGTTCCCGGTATCCGCAACGATCTTCATTAAGCTCTTCGCCGCGTTATAGTCATAAAATGTCAGGCTCTTCCCGGCTCCTGCGTCCACGCCAATCACCGCATCATTCCCGCCATAACCATCGGCCAGGGTGAATTTCAGCCGGCTCTCCAGGGTTTCATCGCCTGCAACGCTCAACGTCCACTCAGGCGTCGTGGTTCCGATCCCTACACTCCCAACCGCATCCACATAAAGAGCATCGACCGGATGGCCATCATCGGCATCCAGGGACCAGCTATCCCCCGCTGCAGTTGCCTGAACGGTTCCGTCAGGAAATTTGAAACCTCCCGACGTAGACTGGATAGTTCCTGTGACGGATAACATTTCTTCAGGTGTTCGCGTGCCAATGCCTACTGCGCCGGGATCACCAACATAAAGACCGGCAAATGTTCCTGAGGAAACATACGTCTTAAAAGTAAAATCCATCGTGGCGGATACCGAAGAAATGCCGCCGCTATATGAATTTACATCGTTTATACGCCAATACGACCACTCTTGCGATGGAATTTCACTAATTGTGTAGATTTGACCTGCCGTAACCCATGGAGGCGATGAAAACCTGAATTCATACCAGCCGTTATATGCTTCTGTCATCGTAACGGACTTACTGGCCAGAAGTGCTCCGCCTGTCCCGGTTCCCTCGTGAATATTAACCGTGATTACGTGTCCGGATGAAGCACTCAGACTAATAGAAATTTTTGTCAAATACCCTGTCATTCCCGCTGTGAAGGACTGCCACCGGGAATAATAAGCTTCATTGAAATCCTGAGTTTGCGCCTGGTCTTGAAGGCTGTTCCAAACCGTGACGTTTAAGGTCCCTGGTAAAGACTGTGTTCCGATATCGACCCCCATTCCGTCATCGAAGATCAAACCCTCAGAGAGAGCGGAACCATCCCACCGGGGCACCGCGCCAATCGTAGAGAGATCCACCTCCGGATCGGTTTCTGCCGTCAAGCCGGTATCATCGACATTATCCGCAAAGCCCGCAGGAACCGACGTTAAATTGCTCCAGTCATGAAGATCGGCCGCGGTTTCGCCTTCAAGGGACCCTGCATTCTGGGCATAGGCCGAGGCCGTCACCCGGACCCGGGGGGAAAGATCCTCTCCCTCCACGTTGACCTGCAGCCAAACCTCATTGTAATCAGCAAAGACCAAACCCAGCGAGGTGTAGGTTCCCGCTCCCGATCCATCGGTCACCGTTCCGGATCCCAGAGCGACAGAAAATAGGCCATCGGAAACGGTCACGGCTCCAGATCCTGCGGCCAGGTGAGAATCGATTAATATCTCATCGCCCGCCGCGGCATCACTGTAAAAGGTGAACACCATGTCGTAGGAACCATCAAGAGGTTCCCCCGCATCATCCCGAAGAACCCCCTGGTAGTTGATGAGGCCTGGCGGAACCGCAGCGAACAGATACATGGCCCCGCACGCCAGCAGGAAGAAGAGAAATAACTTTTTCATGGCAATCCCCCCAATAGGATTTGTCCCCGCTCCAAGTAACCCATGATGTAGGTGCCTTGATTCTACGATACTCCTTATTTCAAAAATTTTCCATCCATTATTCGGCTAACCGAATGGATACTCACAGAATCTCGCAGAAAAATTCTGTGAAGTGCAATGACACCATTCATTCTGTCACTGCGAGGAGTGTAACGACGAAGCAGTCTCAATTAGACTGCAATCTTGGGAACAACACGTGCGTGCCTGGTGACAAACGTTGGATCAAAGATTTATAGTGTAACCAGATGTAAAAGGAGGGATGGATGAAAACAATAAGGCTCATTCTTATTCTTGCTCTTTTCCCGCTGGTAATGAACGCGCAGGAAGCGACCGTAAAGGTGACCCCGCTGAACGACCACCTCTACCGGATCGATGTCGCGGCGGGATTCACCGCGAATGTGATCGCCTCCGTGGGGGAGGATGGGATCCTCCTCGTGGATACGGGTCTGCAGGCCGGTGTGGAAAAGCTTAAAAAAGCGCTTACAGAATTGGGAAAGGAAAAAGGGGAGGTGAAGTACATCATCCTGACCCATGAACACCCGGACCACGCCGGCGGACTTGCCGCCCTGGGGCCGGGAGCCACGGTCATCGCCCACAAAGGTGTACGCAATCAGCTGACCAGCGGCACCAATATTCTGCTGGAGATCCCCGAGTCGGCACTTCCCACGATTACCATCGACGCCGAGACGACACTCCATGTCAACGGAGAAGAAATCAGGATCCTTCCCCTGCCGGGGAGCCATTCCGACACAGATATGGCCGTGTACTTCGTGGAGTCAAAGATCGTCTGCATGGGCGGCCTGGGCAACCCGGTCTCGTTCCCCTATGTCGACCGGGGCAAGGGGGGATCGTTCGCCGCGTATCCTGGCGTGATCCAGAAGCTAATGAAGTCCGTTCCGAAGGACGTAACCTTCGTTCCCGGCCATGGGGACAATTTCGGTATAGAGCAGCTGAAAACCTTTTCCGAGATGCTCCTGGCCACTAAGGACGTGATGAAGAAAGCCCTCGATGAAGGGCTGGACGCGAAGATGATGAAAGAAAAGAATATCCTCAAGGAATGGGAATCGTACCAGCAAGGCTTCGTGAACACCGGACAATGGATCGATACCGTAGTGCCGGAGCTGATCGGCAAGGTGGAAAAGCCCGTTTCCCCTCCGATCGAACCCCTGTTCCACGCATATAAAGCCGGCGGAATCGAACCATTGATCGAAGCGTACAACAAACTCAAGCAGAACAACGGCAAAGACAAAGGTCTGGGCGAAGGCCTGATGAACACGTTCGGGTACTATCTTCTGGGAAAAGGAAAGACGGAAGACGCCATCAAGGTCTTCACGCTCAACGTGAAAGAATACCCGGAGGCTTTCAACGTCTACGACAGCCTGGCGGAAGCCTACATGGTCCACGGAGAAAAGGACCTGGCCGTGAAGTATTACAAAAAGGCGCTGGAAATCAATCCAGAATTCGAGAATGCAAAAAGAATGTTGCAACGCCTGACAACACCCTAGCGCCGCTTACCAAGTCGATTGCCAGGCCGNNNNNNNNNNNNNNNNNNNNNNNNNNNNNNNNNNNNNNNNNNNNNNNNNNNNNNNNNNNNNNNNNNNNNNNNNNNNNNNNNNNNNNNNNNNNNNNNNNNNTAGCTCGAATAGCGCTTGCCACGCTGAAGTTGTCTTGTAACGAAAGCGGGAAGGCTGGTAGCTCGAATAGCGCTTGCCACGCTGAAGTTGTCTTGTAACGAAAGCGGGAAGGCGGATAAATCCCCTAACCAAGTCCCCCCTATTTAGAGATACTCTGGAGGTCGATGGGGTGGATGGGTGGTGGAAAATCAATCCATAAAATCCATAAAATTCATTAAATTCTCAAATTCGCCTATGGCGTGTCAACTGGACATATCTTGTCCCTTTGCGGGATTTATTGTGTAGACATCGAGGGCGGCGGTGGTACGGCGCCCAGAAAACCCAAGGAGGGACTATGAAACGAAAAATTCTTATTCTTGCAGCTGTTGTCATTCCCGTTATTTTTCTCATGCTTGCCTGTGCATCCATCATGCAGGGTACCCGGCAGGATGTCGGGTTCTCCTCCAATCCATCGGGTGCGAAAATCACCGTGGACGGACAGTTTATGGGGGTAACCCCCACCGTGCTTGAGCTTAAGCGGAAGAAAAACCACATCGTGAAGCTAGAACTGGAAGGCTTTCAGCCTTACGAAGCGACCCTCAGCCGGAAAGTCTCCGGATGGGTGTGGGGGAACCTTGTCTTCGGCGGTATCCCGGGGCTTATTGTTGACGCCATCACGGGAGGCATGTACAAGTTGACGCCGGAGCAGATCCAGGGAGTGATGGCTGAGCAGAAAGCAGGCTCAGATCTGAAGGAAGACAGCCTGGTGATCGCCGTGGTTCTGCAGCCCGACCCGTCCTGGGAAAAGATCGGGCAGTTGGCACGAAAGGACTGACCGCAGAGGCCACCTGAACCGCGCCGTACCACGCCGCTTCAAGATGTTGCTGGTTTAAGATTACTCTACGAATACTGAAGCATTAAATGACCTGTAGTAATGGACACATATATAAGGCTTATATATAAGGGTAAGGTTATAGTAAGTATAATATTTGGTATAAATATATATAGTAAGGATACTGCATAGTAATAGTAAAGATAAATATAATAGGGGTGAGGGC encodes the following:
- a CDS encoding MBL fold metallo-hydrolase, whose protein sequence is MKTIRLILILALFPLVMNAQEATVKVTPLNDHLYRIDVAAGFTANVIASVGEDGILLVDTGLQAGVEKLKKALTELGKEKGEVKYIILTHEHPDHAGGLAALGPGATVIAHKGVRNQLTSGTNILLEIPESALPTITIDAETTLHVNGEEIRILPLPGSHSDTDMAVYFVESKIVCMGGLGNPVSFPYVDRGKGGSFAAYPGVIQKLMKSVPKDVTFVPGHGDNFGIEQLKTFSEMLLATKDVMKKALDEGLDAKMMKEKNILKEWESYQQGFVNTGQWIDTVVPELIGKVEKPVSPPIEPLFHAYKAGGIEPLIEAYNKLKQNNGKDKGLGEGLMNTFGYYLLGKGKTEDAIKVFTLNVKEYPEAFNVYDSLAEAYMVHGEKDLAVKYYKKALEINPEFENAKRMLQRLTTP
- a CDS encoding DUF4065 domain-containing protein, coding for MKKDEKELGKRITGLRTGLRMSQQNLADQIGISRSALSQIERGERKLSAEELVRLAETMNLSAEAVMDASLEPQVILEKARRKKKNEPIRINVPAENVRKFKEVLLYILNRVGAKPNIGETVLYKLLYFIDFDYYEKYEDQLIGAKYMKNKFGPTPVAFKKIVEQMIRDKEIEQVKSRYFQRDQKKYLPLRSASLTILNARELELIDDVLNRLSDMSATKISEYSHRDVPWLSTGDGDLIEYESVFYRTDEYTRRAEDD
- a CDS encoding ATP-binding protein, with product MYSREYWVNRIQKAWEKRPIVWLAGVRRVGKTTLSRMLKDIQYFNCDLPSIQRRLEDPELFFQGLPHRARIVLDEIHRLKDPAITLKIAADVFPDLRILATGSSTLAATKKFKDTLTGRKQVIYLPPALWSECVSTFHINDFDHRLLHGGLPEPLLSKKKDPDFFAEWMDSYYARDIQELFGIRERTGFLTLLRFMLYRSGSETDYTMLSRETGLSRPTIKAHLEAMDIACALYTVTPFHGGNRREIVRRPKIYAFDTGFVTHVRGWDTIREEDRGILWEHLVLDTLRSCEKIFKIQYWRDKSGREIDFILPGSRGEVDAIECKINPDRFHPGSLRAFRSFYPKGKNYVICPLGDISYERRYDDLLVRVGSVDTLCQAYDFGSDNSLGQ
- a CDS encoding PEGA domain-containing protein translates to MKRKILILAAVVIPVIFLMLACASIMQGTRQDVGFSSNPSGAKITVDGQFMGVTPTVLELKRKKNHIVKLELEGFQPYEATLSRKVSGWVWGNLVFGGIPGLIVDAITGGMYKLTPEQIQGVMAEQKAGSDLKEDSLVIAVVLQPDPSWEKIGQLARKD